The Hymenobacter sp. GOD-10R genome includes a window with the following:
- a CDS encoding glycoside hydrolase family 18 protein, which translates to MRNVFYQAVLLLITAGSTIALSINNPPAASKPNMAVIAYYAGDANGFQQYPTQQLTHIIYSFLHLNGTAFTFDTPKDQSTVAALVALKDQNSRLKVMLSLGGWGGCETCSQVFGTAQGRAEFATSVKQVLIATHTDGIDLDWEYPAVAGPPGHRFAPEDRHNFTLLIQTLRATLGNDYEISFAAGGFPDYLQHAVEWAAVMPLVNRVNLMSYDLVNGYSTITGHHTPLYATPQQGLSIDSGVHFLDSVGVAPNKIVIGAAFYARVFSGVQPRNQGLYQAGKFKQTFNYKEFTDSLSMARGFVTYWDDVAQAPYAYSARRQEFASFDDKKSIQLKTRYARAKHLGGIMFWELTGDNPQHGLLESLYRAAR; encoded by the coding sequence ATGCGAAATGTTTTCTACCAAGCGGTACTGCTGCTGATTACGGCCGGAAGCACCATTGCCCTGTCCATAAATAATCCTCCGGCTGCCTCTAAGCCTAACATGGCTGTCATTGCTTACTACGCTGGCGACGCCAACGGTTTTCAGCAATATCCGACCCAGCAGCTTACGCACATTATTTACAGCTTTTTGCACCTGAACGGTACGGCTTTCACCTTCGATACTCCTAAGGATCAATCTACAGTGGCCGCGCTAGTCGCTCTCAAGGATCAGAATTCGCGGCTGAAAGTTATGCTGTCGTTAGGAGGTTGGGGTGGATGCGAAACCTGCTCGCAGGTATTTGGCACCGCACAAGGGCGTGCGGAGTTTGCGACCTCGGTCAAGCAAGTACTGATTGCTACCCATACGGACGGCATCGACTTAGATTGGGAGTACCCGGCAGTTGCTGGACCACCGGGTCACCGCTTCGCGCCTGAAGACCGCCATAACTTCACGCTCCTGATACAGACATTGCGCGCCACCCTAGGCAACGATTATGAAATCAGCTTTGCCGCAGGGGGCTTCCCCGACTATCTCCAACACGCTGTGGAGTGGGCAGCCGTGATGCCGCTGGTTAATCGCGTTAATCTGATGAGCTACGATCTGGTCAACGGCTATAGCACTATCACAGGCCACCACACGCCTTTGTACGCCACTCCTCAGCAAGGACTCTCGATTGACAGCGGAGTGCATTTTCTGGATTCAGTTGGCGTAGCGCCGAACAAGATCGTGATTGGCGCGGCCTTTTACGCACGAGTATTTAGCGGGGTGCAGCCCCGCAACCAGGGTCTGTATCAGGCAGGAAAGTTCAAACAGACATTTAACTATAAAGAGTTTACCGATAGTCTATCCATGGCACGGGGTTTTGTCACATACTGGGACGACGTAGCGCAGGCCCCGTATGCCTACAGCGCTCGTCGGCAGGAGTTTGCCTCCTTCGACGACAAGAAATCCATTCAGCTGAAAACCCGGTATGCGCGGGCAAAACACCTCGGAGGTATTATGTTCTGGGAGCTGACAGGCGACAACCCCCAGCACGGTTTGCTGGAGAGTCTGTATCGGGCAGCCCGGTAG
- a CDS encoding DUF2442 domain-containing protein — MASINRVEFTTTSVYIFLSGGSFWSCLLTAKPATFLYHATSAQRANWQLANKDTAVEWPDLGETLTMEQMK; from the coding sequence ATGGCTTCTATCAATCGTGTTGAGTTCACCACCACTTCCGTTTACATATTTCTGTCTGGCGGCAGCTTCTGGTCGTGCTTGTTGACGGCTAAGCCGGCGACGTTCCTCTATCATGCCACTTCTGCCCAGCGGGCTAACTGGCAGCTGGCGAACAAGGATACAGCAGTGGAGTGGCCAGACCTAGGGGAGACGCTCACGATGGAGCAAATGAAGTAG
- a CDS encoding acyltransferase — translation MNNKELAPKPHYPILDGLRGVAAIIVVTFHLTEPLATGHLDNLVNHGYLAVDFFFLLSGFVIGYAYDERWPKMTVGNFFKRRIERLQPMVVLGMTLGAIGFYFTDSTLWPLIHTVPGWKMLLVLLIGYTILPVPLALDIRGWEEMHPLNSVGWSLFFEYVANILYAIWIRKFSNTALGIFVGIAALALAHLAITNGDVSGGWTLNVEQVRIGLTRTMYPFFAGLLLSRVAKPTRINNAFLWCSLLIAVVLYMPRIGGAEHGWLNGLYEAGCIIFVFPLIVYLGASGVLQTQRENRICKFLGDISYPLYLVHYPLVYFYVAWISNHKGATLGQVWPYALLILTGGIVLAYAALKWYDEPVRKWLRKKLA, via the coding sequence ATGAACAATAAAGAACTGGCCCCCAAGCCGCACTACCCCATATTAGACGGCCTTCGCGGAGTTGCAGCCATCATCGTTGTTACTTTTCACCTAACCGAGCCATTAGCCACCGGGCATTTAGATAATCTCGTCAACCACGGGTACCTGGCAGTCGATTTCTTCTTTCTGTTATCTGGTTTCGTGATCGGCTATGCGTACGACGAGCGCTGGCCTAAAATGACCGTTGGTAATTTTTTCAAACGTCGTATTGAGCGTCTGCAACCCATGGTGGTGTTGGGGATGACCCTCGGCGCTATCGGCTTTTATTTCACCGATTCTACGCTCTGGCCGCTCATTCATACGGTTCCGGGCTGGAAGATGCTGCTGGTACTGCTGATCGGTTACACGATCCTGCCTGTGCCTTTGGCGCTTGACATCCGAGGCTGGGAAGAGATGCACCCCTTGAATAGCGTAGGATGGTCCTTATTCTTTGAATACGTTGCCAACATCCTCTATGCTATCTGGATTCGAAAATTTTCCAACACAGCCTTAGGCATCTTCGTTGGTATCGCGGCTCTTGCACTCGCCCACCTGGCCATCACAAATGGCGACGTCAGTGGGGGCTGGACCCTGAATGTGGAACAGGTGCGCATTGGGCTAACCCGTACCATGTACCCTTTCTTTGCCGGGCTGCTACTTTCACGTGTAGCGAAGCCGACGCGTATTAATAATGCCTTTTTGTGGTGCAGCCTCTTAATAGCTGTTGTACTGTACATGCCACGCATTGGCGGCGCGGAGCATGGTTGGCTAAACGGGCTCTACGAAGCGGGTTGCATTATCTTCGTTTTCCCGCTTATCGTGTACCTAGGTGCCAGTGGCGTGCTGCAAACGCAGCGAGAGAACAGGATCTGCAAATTCTTAGGAGACATATCCTATCCGCTGTACCTGGTGCATTACCCGCTGGTCTATTTTTACGTTGCTTGGATCAGCAATCATAAAGGCGCAACGCTTGGGCAAGTGTGGCCCTATGCGTTGCTCATTCTAACCGGAGGAATTGTTTTGGCCTACGCCGCCTTGAAATGGTATGATGAGCCGGTTCGCAAATGGTTGCGAAAAAAGCTTGCGTAG
- a CDS encoding Bcr/CflA family multidrug efflux MFS transporter, with protein MSKSISDHRGLIVLLGLLTAFGPMSIDMYLPAFPAIAREFGVNIAAVQYTLAAYNVGLALGQLLYGPLADQWGRKPNLLAGMMLYAGAAIGCAGATSVSSLIMLRLLQAVGGCSGMVLARAIVRDKFEGNEAARVFSTMMLIMGVAPILAPTVGSFFVAHANWRLIFWVLAGLAAVALVSILLMLPETLPAERRNPEAVRRAFHNYGRLLQDRAFVGYSLTAGMVQASMFAYITGSSFVFTQLFGLSAQQYGLLFGANASGLIAASQLNNRLLRRFTFQQILRGVTLVNMLAGFTLLVLASTGWLGIYGITLPLFVVVSSVGFTSPNATAGALQQHAQQAGSASALLGTLMYSCGAVAAITVSVFATGTTVPMAAVIAGCGTAAYLLYRWLVVQQPWSVHTKPLA; from the coding sequence ATGTCGAAATCTATCTCGGACCACCGTGGGCTCATTGTGCTGCTAGGTCTGCTCACGGCGTTTGGCCCGATGAGCATCGATATGTATCTGCCCGCGTTTCCGGCCATTGCTCGGGAGTTCGGGGTGAATATCGCGGCAGTGCAGTACACCCTAGCGGCCTACAACGTCGGGTTAGCGCTGGGGCAGTTGCTCTATGGTCCGCTAGCCGATCAATGGGGGCGCAAACCGAATTTGCTGGCCGGTATGATGCTCTATGCTGGGGCTGCTATTGGCTGTGCCGGGGCTACATCGGTGAGTAGTTTGATTATGCTCCGCCTATTGCAAGCAGTGGGGGGCTGCTCGGGCATGGTGCTGGCCCGGGCCATCGTCCGCGACAAGTTTGAAGGCAACGAAGCGGCTCGCGTGTTTTCTACCATGATGTTGATCATGGGGGTCGCTCCTATTCTGGCGCCTACAGTCGGTAGCTTTTTTGTGGCACATGCCAACTGGCGCCTGATTTTCTGGGTGCTCGCGGGCTTGGCGGCCGTAGCGCTGGTAAGTATTCTGCTCATGCTGCCTGAAACCCTGCCAGCAGAACGCCGCAACCCCGAGGCAGTCCGGCGGGCGTTTCATAACTACGGACGCCTGTTGCAAGACCGAGCGTTTGTAGGCTACTCCCTCACCGCTGGCATGGTGCAGGCCTCTATGTTTGCGTATATCACGGGGTCATCTTTCGTGTTCACGCAGCTATTTGGCCTCTCCGCCCAGCAGTACGGATTGCTGTTCGGCGCAAATGCCAGTGGCCTAATTGCCGCCTCGCAGCTGAACAACCGCTTACTACGACGCTTCACCTTCCAGCAGATTCTGCGGGGAGTGACGCTCGTCAATATGCTAGCCGGGTTCACCTTGCTCGTGTTAGCTAGCACGGGCTGGCTAGGTATTTACGGCATCACCTTACCCTTATTTGTGGTCGTCAGCAGCGTGGGGTTCACTTCACCCAATGCTACAGCCGGTGCGTTGCAACAGCATGCCCAGCAGGCTGGTAGTGCCTCTGCCCTCTTAGGCACCCTCATGTATAGCTGCGGAGCGGTGGCTGCTATCACGGTTAGTGTCTTCGCCACTGGTACTACTGTGCCTATGGCAGCCGTTATTGCCGGTTGCGGAACGGCAGCTTACTTGCTTTATCGCTGGCTGGTCGTTCAGCAACCCTGGAGCGTACACACAAAGCCCTTGGCGTAA
- a CDS encoding DUF3500 domain-containing protein, producing the protein MRIASCFIITAVLASMLTFTGCQDDDTTSTPSSAVVTALSCSSATFSTTAVSGAAYSGTASVPYTGGNGSTYTAASAISSTGVTGLSATLQAGILASGEGSLAFVLTGTPSGTGTATFPLSFGGQSCSFALTVNSTGSTTDCSSATGLARIVCLAETFKATLTATQLATVQLGYSKTDAVKWSNLPQALTQNKRVGINFGSLSTTQLAAAKALLTAVLAQGTTNEGYDEMEGNLAADDYLAANGGGTTYGAGNYYMAFLGTPSTTGLWELQFGGHHYTFANTYNGGKITGVTPSFRAVEPMAAITVNGRTYQPVEQERQAFAAILAGLSTTEQTTAKLSSTFTDILLGPGVDGQFPTTKQGLKVGNMSTAEKALVLNAIKLYTSDLDSETAATVLATYTADLDNTYVAYSGTLTMTQQNDYVRIDGPHVWIEYSTQGGIVVRGTPHPHSVWRDRTGDYGGN; encoded by the coding sequence ATGCGTATTGCTTCTTGCTTTATCATCACGGCTGTCTTGGCCAGTATGCTGACGTTTACCGGGTGTCAGGACGATGATACAACCTCGACCCCATCGTCGGCAGTGGTGACGGCTCTGTCGTGTAGCTCGGCTACTTTTTCTACCACGGCCGTGAGCGGGGCTGCTTACTCGGGCACGGCTTCGGTGCCTTACACGGGAGGCAACGGCAGTACCTATACCGCCGCTAGTGCAATCAGCTCTACGGGTGTTACGGGGCTGAGCGCCACTTTGCAAGCAGGTATCCTAGCTAGCGGAGAGGGTAGTTTGGCCTTCGTGCTTACCGGAACGCCCTCGGGCACGGGCACGGCTACCTTCCCGCTGAGCTTTGGTGGACAGAGTTGCAGCTTCGCCCTGACCGTTAACTCGACGGGCTCTACGACCGACTGCTCGTCGGCCACCGGCCTAGCTCGCATTGTGTGTCTGGCGGAAACGTTTAAAGCTACCCTGACGGCCACGCAACTGGCGACGGTTCAGCTAGGCTATTCTAAGACGGATGCCGTGAAGTGGTCGAACTTGCCGCAAGCGTTGACCCAAAACAAGCGCGTGGGCATCAACTTTGGCTCGCTCAGCACCACGCAGTTAGCCGCCGCCAAAGCCCTGCTGACTGCTGTGCTGGCGCAAGGCACCACCAACGAGGGCTACGACGAGATGGAAGGTAACCTAGCTGCCGACGATTACCTGGCTGCTAATGGCGGGGGCACTACCTACGGCGCGGGCAACTACTACATGGCGTTCCTGGGCACACCGAGTACCACGGGGCTGTGGGAGCTACAGTTTGGCGGGCACCACTATACGTTTGCCAATACGTACAATGGCGGTAAAATCACGGGCGTAACTCCCTCGTTCCGCGCTGTGGAGCCCATGGCGGCCATTACGGTCAATGGCCGCACCTATCAGCCGGTGGAGCAAGAGCGCCAAGCTTTTGCGGCCATACTGGCTGGCCTGAGTACTACCGAGCAAACCACCGCAAAGCTGTCGTCTACATTTACCGACATCCTGCTAGGTCCTGGCGTTGATGGGCAATTTCCGACGACCAAGCAAGGACTGAAAGTAGGTAACATGAGCACCGCCGAAAAGGCCCTCGTGCTGAATGCTATTAAACTATATACAAGCGACTTGGATAGCGAAACGGCTGCTACAGTGTTGGCTACCTACACCGCAGATCTAGATAACACCTACGTTGCGTACTCTGGCACGCTGACCATGACTCAACAGAACGACTACGTGCGGATTGATGGGCCTCATGTCTGGATTGAATACTCCACGCAGGGAGGTATTGTCGTTCGGGGTACTCCGCACCCGCACTCGGTGTGGCGCGACCGTACCGGCGACTACGGTGGCAACTAA
- a CDS encoding HupE/UreJ family protein: MPTSMVLLNVHAQRIDAEVQIPLNELQAAFGHAVNDSSAGLVARLGPSLRAYLSQHIHSQSPNGRPWTVTVGELAVHETQNPINGKYGELTAQVKFVPPTGEEVRQFVFNYDAVLHQVVTHKIMVAVRQDWARGHVADTATAQVGVIELDIRNNQIHPLAVNLEAGSIWTGFRAMVQLGIQHIAEGTDHLLFLLVLLLPAPLLIVGGRWSKFGGVRYSLGRLMLIVTAFTLGHSLTLLLGALGWVRLPSQPVEVLIALSILVSAAHAARPLFAGREAWVAAGFGLVHGLAFASTLANLHLDTGPMALSILGFNLGIELMQLLVIALTIPWLLLLSRTPAYRTVRLVGASWAVVAAVAWVAERLTGQGNTLAKGVEQVAVYAPYGLVVLAILALLLTWRQHQTRQAPY; this comes from the coding sequence ATGCCCACATCGATGGTGCTGCTCAACGTGCACGCCCAGCGCATCGATGCCGAGGTACAGATTCCGCTGAATGAATTACAGGCCGCTTTTGGGCACGCCGTCAACGATTCGTCGGCTGGCTTAGTGGCGCGACTCGGACCTAGCTTGCGCGCCTATCTATCCCAACACATCCATTCCCAAAGCCCTAACGGCCGGCCTTGGACCGTGACCGTCGGAGAACTGGCGGTGCACGAAACCCAAAACCCAATCAACGGTAAGTATGGCGAGCTAACGGCGCAGGTGAAATTCGTGCCGCCCACTGGCGAAGAGGTACGGCAATTCGTGTTCAACTATGACGCCGTTCTGCACCAAGTCGTGACGCATAAGATCATGGTAGCGGTGCGCCAGGACTGGGCTCGTGGCCACGTCGCGGATACAGCCACGGCGCAAGTGGGAGTGATTGAGCTCGATATTCGCAACAACCAAATTCACCCGCTGGCAGTCAACCTGGAAGCGGGCAGCATCTGGACGGGTTTTCGGGCGATGGTGCAACTCGGTATTCAGCACATTGCGGAGGGTACCGACCATTTGCTGTTTTTGCTGGTGCTGTTGCTGCCCGCGCCGCTGCTGATCGTTGGGGGACGCTGGAGCAAGTTTGGTGGCGTGCGTTACAGCTTGGGGCGCTTAATGCTGATTGTTACAGCCTTTACCCTAGGTCACTCGCTTACGCTGCTGCTGGGCGCGCTGGGCTGGGTGCGGCTCCCCAGCCAACCGGTTGAAGTGCTCATTGCCCTGTCCATTCTGGTGTCGGCGGCGCATGCGGCACGGCCGCTGTTTGCGGGTCGCGAAGCCTGGGTGGCTGCGGGCTTTGGCTTGGTGCACGGACTGGCGTTTGCTAGCACGTTGGCCAATCTGCACTTGGATACTGGCCCCATGGCGTTGAGTATCCTTGGCTTCAACCTAGGTATTGAGCTGATGCAGCTACTGGTCATTGCCCTCACGATTCCATGGCTACTGCTACTGAGTCGCACGCCAGCTTACCGCACGGTGCGGTTGGTCGGGGCCTCATGGGCGGTCGTGGCGGCGGTGGCCTGGGTGGCTGAGCGCCTCACTGGTCAAGGCAACACGTTGGCAAAAGGCGTGGAGCAGGTAGCCGTCTATGCGCCGTATGGGTTGGTCGTGCTTGCCATCTTAGCATTGCTGCTGACCTGGCGACAACACCAGACTCGCCAGGCGCCTTATTAA
- a CDS encoding helix-turn-helix domain-containing protein, giving the protein MQRITQFDGLYGQADARSDAEYLFSELLETRSRSFDWVIQPHMHARLFQVFFIETGRVTFQDATQQRDFTAPVVLLIPPTALHGFVYSPDATGRILTLSDALVDKLFPALPALAPMFGAVQCLTRFAEPYSPDQVRELLAVIDKEMFDNQPEKRLMLHICLQRLFLVLFRIWQHTEALGAMPNTAALHYFRKFQQRVRQVGTTHSIAQLADELAITPVHLTRICQEVAGKSASQLVQEHILDEARNYLLHTTYSVSEIAYLLHFEYPNYFAKFFRKHTGMSPTEFREKQPAS; this is encoded by the coding sequence GTGCAGCGTATCACTCAATTTGATGGGCTTTACGGGCAAGCCGATGCCCGCTCCGATGCGGAGTACCTCTTCTCCGAGCTGCTAGAAACCCGCAGCCGGAGCTTCGATTGGGTTATTCAGCCGCACATGCACGCCCGGCTATTCCAGGTGTTTTTCATCGAGACGGGCCGCGTCACCTTTCAGGATGCCACGCAGCAGCGCGACTTCACGGCCCCGGTCGTGCTGCTGATTCCGCCGACTGCCTTGCACGGCTTTGTGTACAGCCCTGATGCTACCGGCCGTATCCTGACCCTGTCCGACGCGCTGGTCGATAAGCTATTTCCCGCCCTGCCAGCCCTAGCCCCTATGTTCGGGGCGGTGCAGTGTCTGACGCGGTTTGCAGAGCCTTACTCGCCCGACCAAGTACGGGAGTTACTGGCCGTCATTGACAAGGAAATGTTTGACAATCAGCCCGAAAAGCGGCTAATGCTGCACATCTGCCTGCAACGCCTGTTTCTCGTACTATTCCGCATCTGGCAGCACACCGAGGCCCTAGGTGCGATGCCCAACACGGCCGCACTGCACTATTTCCGCAAGTTCCAGCAGCGGGTCCGGCAGGTGGGCACTACCCACAGCATCGCCCAGTTAGCCGATGAGCTAGCTATTACCCCCGTGCATCTGACCCGTATTTGCCAGGAGGTGGCCGGCAAATCGGCCAGCCAGCTTGTGCAGGAGCATATTCTCGATGAAGCCCGCAACTACTTGCTGCACACCACCTATTCGGTGTCCGAAATTGCGTACCTGCTTCACTTTGAGTATCCTAACTATTTCGCCAAGTTCTTCCGGAAGCATACGGGCATGTCGCCCACCGAATTCCGGGAAAAACAGCCAGCGAGTTGA
- a CDS encoding heavy metal translocating P-type ATPase, whose protein sequence is MEAPLKTETLDIEGMTCASCASFVEKSLSRTPGVQRAIVNFATEKATIDYSPAEASPATLKEAVVKAGYGVVERAPDTSAAERNAEIDRQKAAAYQKLKRRFWVATSLAVLIMPLSMLMLWPALMQHVNMQWLNYLLLVLTLPVLFYSGREFYASAWNGFRHRAANMDTLIAVGTGAAFLYSLAATLVPGFFTSRGLMPEVYYDTTVTIIALILLGKVLEMRAKTQTSAAIRALMGLQAKTARVVRPGGLEVDVPIEQVQLGDVVVVRPGEKVATDGIVQEGHSAVDEAMLTGESLPVEKKAGDPVFGATLNKTGSFRFNVTKVGADTMLAQIVKLVEDAQGSRAPIQRLADKVSAIFVPTVVVIAILTFVLWFDLAPVEARLPLALVNFVAVLIIACPCALGLATPTAIMVSTGKGAEHGVLIRNAEALEKAYKVNTVLLDKTGTITRGEPAVTDVVAPGQDERQLLQWLAAVERQSEHPLAEAVVRHADALGLAPVVATSFRAVEGKGAAATVQGQAVLVGNRRLLADEGITLAPALTAHADQLLAQAKTVLYVAVAGKAVGLIGVADTVRDTSAAAIKQLQNLGIEVVMMTGDNPQTAAQVAQQVGITRYFAEVLPQDKASKVKELQAEGRTVAMVGDGINDAPALAQADVGLAIGAGTDVAMEAAGITLMRSDLGGVVTAIALSRQTIRTIKQNLFFAFIYNTLGIPVAAGLLYPLFGVLLSPMLAAGAMALSSVSVLTNSLRLRAFSPR, encoded by the coding sequence ATGGAAGCCCCTCTTAAAACCGAAACCCTTGATATCGAAGGAATGACCTGCGCCTCCTGCGCCTCCTTCGTCGAAAAATCACTGAGCCGCACCCCCGGCGTGCAGCGCGCCATCGTCAACTTTGCCACCGAAAAAGCCACCATCGACTACTCGCCCGCGGAAGCTAGCCCGGCGACCCTGAAAGAGGCCGTGGTGAAGGCCGGCTACGGGGTAGTAGAGCGCGCCCCTGATACCAGCGCCGCCGAGCGTAACGCCGAAATTGACCGGCAAAAGGCGGCAGCCTACCAAAAGCTCAAGCGCCGTTTTTGGGTGGCCACGAGCCTTGCCGTTCTGATTATGCCCCTAAGCATGCTCATGCTGTGGCCCGCCCTGATGCAGCACGTGAACATGCAGTGGCTCAATTACTTGTTGTTGGTACTGACCCTGCCCGTGCTTTTCTACAGCGGCCGCGAGTTTTACGCCTCCGCCTGGAACGGCTTCCGGCACCGCGCCGCCAACATGGATACGCTTATTGCCGTGGGCACCGGTGCGGCGTTTTTGTACAGCTTGGCGGCTACCCTAGTCCCCGGCTTTTTCACCAGTCGGGGCCTCATGCCCGAGGTGTATTATGATACCACCGTCACCATTATTGCCCTGATTCTGCTGGGAAAGGTGCTGGAGATGCGCGCCAAAACGCAGACTTCGGCCGCCATTCGGGCGCTCATGGGCTTGCAAGCCAAAACCGCGCGCGTGGTGCGTCCTGGCGGGCTGGAGGTTGACGTGCCCATCGAGCAAGTGCAGCTCGGCGATGTAGTCGTGGTGCGCCCAGGGGAGAAGGTCGCCACCGACGGCATCGTCCAGGAAGGGCACTCCGCCGTCGACGAAGCCATGCTGACGGGCGAAAGCCTGCCCGTGGAGAAAAAAGCCGGCGACCCGGTCTTTGGCGCCACCTTGAACAAAACGGGCTCTTTCCGCTTCAACGTGACGAAAGTGGGCGCCGACACCATGCTCGCGCAGATTGTGAAGCTGGTAGAAGACGCCCAAGGCAGCCGTGCTCCCATTCAGCGCTTAGCCGACAAGGTTAGCGCCATCTTCGTGCCCACGGTGGTGGTCATCGCCATTCTTACGTTTGTGCTATGGTTTGATCTGGCGCCGGTGGAGGCCCGCTTACCGCTGGCACTCGTCAACTTCGTGGCCGTGCTGATCATTGCCTGCCCGTGCGCGCTGGGCCTAGCTACGCCCACGGCCATCATGGTGAGCACGGGCAAGGGCGCCGAACACGGCGTGCTAATTCGCAACGCGGAAGCCCTGGAAAAAGCCTATAAGGTGAATACGGTGCTGCTCGATAAGACTGGGACCATCACCCGCGGTGAGCCAGCCGTGACCGATGTGGTGGCGCCGGGCCAAGATGAGCGCCAGTTGCTACAGTGGCTAGCCGCCGTGGAGCGGCAGTCGGAGCACCCGTTGGCCGAAGCTGTGGTGCGCCACGCCGATGCCCTAGGGCTAGCTCCCGTTGTGGCCACCAGCTTTCGGGCCGTGGAGGGCAAAGGCGCGGCCGCAACAGTGCAAGGGCAGGCCGTGCTCGTCGGAAACCGCCGTCTGCTAGCAGATGAAGGCATTACTCTCGCCCCGGCGCTTACGGCGCACGCTGACCAGCTGCTCGCCCAGGCCAAGACTGTACTGTACGTAGCCGTAGCTGGCAAAGCCGTCGGGCTGATCGGGGTGGCCGATACGGTGCGCGATACCTCTGCGGCCGCCATCAAACAACTGCAAAACCTAGGTATTGAGGTAGTGATGATGACCGGCGACAATCCGCAGACGGCGGCGCAAGTGGCTCAGCAAGTAGGCATCACGCGCTACTTTGCTGAGGTGTTGCCGCAGGATAAAGCCAGTAAGGTGAAGGAGTTGCAAGCCGAAGGCCGTACCGTGGCGATGGTCGGCGATGGAATCAACGACGCCCCGGCGCTGGCCCAGGCAGATGTGGGGCTGGCCATTGGTGCCGGCACCGACGTGGCCATGGAAGCGGCCGGCATCACGCTCATGCGTTCCGACCTAGGGGGCGTGGTCACGGCCATTGCGCTTTCCCGCCAAACCATTCGCACCATCAAGCAGAACCTGTTTTTTGCCTTTATCTATAATACACTGGGCATTCCGGTAGCAGCTGGACTGCTATACCCGCTGTTTGGCGTGCTGCTTTCGCCCATGCTCGCGGCCGGGGCTATGGCCCTGAGCTCCGTATCGGTGCTGACCAACTCATTGCGGTTGCGCGCTTTCTCTCCCCGTTAA
- a CDS encoding cupredoxin domain-containing protein, producing the protein MDTTAVIVTITGLALAAFVIWYFFFSARQTTSAVSSSGGVQEVAITVKGGYSPDVIEVERGKPVQLSFYRAEENSCSEELLFPDFNIRRDLPAFKTTLVELLPQQVGTFDFTCGMGMLRGSLVVK; encoded by the coding sequence ATGGATACGACCGCAGTAATCGTGACGATAACCGGGCTGGCCTTGGCGGCCTTCGTCATTTGGTACTTCTTTTTCTCGGCGCGGCAAACGACCAGCGCGGTGTCTTCCTCGGGCGGGGTGCAGGAAGTCGCCATTACCGTGAAGGGCGGCTACTCGCCCGATGTGATTGAGGTGGAACGCGGCAAACCCGTGCAGCTAAGCTTCTACCGCGCCGAAGAAAACAGCTGCTCAGAAGAGCTGCTATTTCCCGACTTCAACATCCGCCGGGACCTGCCAGCCTTCAAAACCACCCTGGTAGAGCTATTGCCGCAGCAAGTGGGCACGTTTGACTTCACCTGCGGCATGGGCATGCTGCGCGGAAGCCTGGTGGTCAAGTAA
- a CDS encoding ABC transporter ATP-binding protein, translated as MLQINNFKKSYNHHIILQIDDFTSIPGIYWVRGINGSGKSTLLKTIAGLTPYEGTIILNKQLNIKKQSVTYRSAVNFAEAEPIFPEFLTGLELIQLFKSAKNAPPQQEISYVESMHMTSYVNDPVSTYSSGMLKKLSLVLAFMGRPACILLDEPLTTLDIESLPILYSWIASQHQQHGTMFLLSSHQAFEGEILPNVREIVVEHTTIRHSS; from the coding sequence ATGCTACAAATCAATAATTTCAAAAAATCATACAACCATCACATAATTCTTCAAATAGATGATTTCACAAGTATCCCAGGTATTTACTGGGTTCGAGGTATTAATGGGTCGGGCAAGAGTACGCTGCTGAAAACAATAGCCGGCTTAACTCCCTATGAGGGCACTATTATTTTAAACAAGCAACTAAATATTAAAAAGCAGTCGGTCACCTATCGTAGCGCGGTAAATTTTGCGGAAGCAGAACCTATATTTCCCGAATTTCTAACTGGACTCGAACTCATCCAGTTATTTAAATCCGCCAAAAACGCTCCGCCTCAGCAGGAAATTTCTTACGTGGAAAGTATGCATATGACTTCCTACGTAAACGACCCGGTCAGCACGTACTCAAGTGGTATGCTTAAGAAACTTTCTCTGGTTCTGGCGTTTATGGGGCGGCCCGCCTGTATTCTGCTAGATGAGCCGCTGACGACCCTCGATATCGAGTCCCTTCCTATCCTGTATTCCTGGATAGCTAGCCAACACCAGCAGCACGGGACGATGTTTTTATTATCCTCACACCAAGCATTTGAGGGCGAAATACTGCCGAACGTGCGGGAAATAGTAGTGGAGCATACCACGATACGGCATAGCTCGTGA